The following proteins are encoded in a genomic region of Opisthocomus hoazin isolate bOpiHoa1 chromosome 4, bOpiHoa1.hap1, whole genome shotgun sequence:
- the AHR gene encoding aryl hydrocarbon receptor isoform X1, producing the protein MNPNVTYASRKRRKPVQKIVKPSPAEGVKSNPSKRHRDRLNAELDRLASLLPFPQDVIAKLDKLSVLRLSVSYLRAKSFFDVALKSYNSARPERNGIQENCRTAKHGEGMQILEGELLLQALNGFVLVVTADALVFYVSSTIQDYLGFQQSDIIHQSVFELIHTEDRPEFQRQLHWALNPAQSADSGPSVQGDNGFSQPATYYNPDQLPPENSSFMERNFICRLRCLLDNSSGFLAMNFQGRLKFLHGQNKKGKDGATLSPQLALFAVATPLQPPSILEIRTKNFIFRTKHKLDFTPTGCDAKGKIILGYTEAELCMRGTGYQFIHAADMLYCAENHVRMMKTGESGMTVFRLLTKENRWAWIQANARLVYKNGRPDYIISTQRPLTDEEGAEHLRKRNMKLPFMFATGEAVLYEVSFPVSSIMDSSQPKNKSTMGKGAKATLHNDSVDPNSLLGAMLRQDESVYLCPPASHKLSFERNFFADSRDELGSGVSRGWTDNLLPTGNHNILKQELMECSQDSDVPLPEDSAALFQDNKTSDLYSIMKNLGIDFEDLKCIQQDEDFFKTELSGMDDTGDIDITDEILTYVQDSLNKSDFLYSGCNQQQPLVQNEGCLIQQELDSHQLHQHQKQLVEQQHQQQQQLCQKMKHMQVNGMFRNWSSGASMPLSGSQQQPQQYLFPSTHATTSEFSYKPEVNASPYACRQEFIPYKQPTEVVPQLSNFAQMDFPVAGFDRSTYSASSNLEDFLSCLQKVPENHECGINSEPVMLTPQTCYAGAVSMYQCTQETQPSCVDQMQYEPTMASQQTLLNKFQNGFSGGNVHEAYPSQLDVISSAQTATHLQPLHHPADPRSFSDLASSGFM; encoded by the exons ttgcATTGAAATCTTATAACTCTGCAAGACCAGAAAGAAATGGCATTCAGGAAAACTGTAGAACAGCAAAACATGGAGAAGGGATGCAGATCTTGGAAGGAGAACTCTTACTGCAG GCCTTAAATGGTTTCGTATTAGTTGTTACAGCCGATGCTCTGGTTTTCTACGTCTCTTCTACTATCCAAGACTACTTGGGGTTCCAACAA TCTGATATTATACACCAGAGTGtatttgaattgattcacacagAAGACAGACCTGAGTTTCAACGACAGCTACATTGGGCATTGAATCCTGCCCAGTCTGCAGATTCTGGACCAAGCGTACAAG GAGATAATGGTTTTTCACAGCCAGCAACCTATTATAACCCAGACCAACTTCCTCCAGAGAATTCTTCCTTTATGGAAAGGAATTTCATCTGCAGGTTACGATGCCTCCTGGATAATTCATCTGGGTTCCTG GCTATGAATTTTCAAGGACGATTAAAGTTTCTTCATGGACAGAACAAGAAAGGGAAGGATGGTGCTACTTTGTCTCCACAGCTCGCTCTGTTTGCGGTAGCAACTCCCCTGCAGCCACCATCTATCCTTGAGATACGAACCAAAAACTTCATCTTCAGAACTAAACACAAACTGGATTTCACGCCTACTGGCTGTGATGCAAA AGGAAAGATCATCCTGGGATACACTGAAGCAGAGCTGTGTATGAGAGGAACAGGATACCAGTTTATTCATGCAGCTGATATGCTTTATTGTGCTGAAAATCATGTCCGAA TGATGAAGACAGGTGAGAGTGGAATGACTGTGTTTAGGCTTCTAACCAAAGAAAATCGATGGGCCTGGATACAGGCCAACGCACGTCTTGTCTACAAAAATGGAAGACCAGATTACATCATTTCCACACAAAGACCTCTTAC GGATGAAGAAGGGGCAGAACATCTGCGGAAACGTAACATGAAGTTGCCCTTCATGTTTGCAACTGGTGAGGCTGTGTTGTATGAGGTATCTTTCCCTGTGTCGAGCATTATGGATTCCTCTCAGCCGAAGAACAAAAGCACGATGGGAAAAGGAGCCAAAGCTACGCTACACAATGATTCCGTGGATCCAAACTCCCTCCTAGGTGCCATGTTAAGGCAAGATGAGTCTGTGTATCTCTGCCCTCCAGCATCACATAAACTTTCCTTTGAGCGGAACTTTTTTGCTGACAGCAGGGATGAACTAGGCAGTGGTGTTAGCAGAGGCTGGACAGATAATCTCCTACCTACTGGAAATCACAACATTCTCAAACAGGAGCTAATGGAGTGTTCCCAGGACAGTGATGTTCCACTTCCTGAAGACAGTGCAGCACTCTTTCAAGATAACAAAACCAGTGACTTGTACAGCATCATGAAAAACCTTGGTATTGACTTTGAAGATCTAAAGTGTATTCAGCAGgatgaggatttttttaaaactgaattatcTGGTATGGATGATACTGGGGACATTGACATAACTGATGAAATTCTGACTTATGTTCAGGATTCCTTAAATAAGTCGGACTTCCTATATTCAGGCTGtaaccagcagcagcccctggtcCAGAATGAAGGTTGCTTGATACAGCAAGAGTTAGATTCACATCAACTTCATCAGCACCAGAAACAGCTTGTGGAGCAacaacaccagcagcagcaacaactcTGTCAAAAGATGAAACATATGCAAGTTAATGGGATGTTCAGAAACTGGAGCTCTGGTGCCAGCATGCCTCTTAGTGGctcgcagcagcagccccagcaataCCTATTCCCCAGCACACATGCCACTACATCCGAGTTCTCTTACAAACCCGAAGTCAACGCTTCGCCTTACGCATGTAGGCAAGAGTTTATTCCTTACAAGCAACCCACAGAGGTGGTGCCACAGCTTTCTAATTTTGCTCAAATGGATTTCCCTGTAGCAGGTTTTGACAGATCAACCTATTCTGCGTCTTCCAACTTGGAGGATTTTCTCAGTTGTTTGCAGAAAGTCCCTGAAAATCATGAGTGTGGGATAAACTCTGAGCCAGTTATGCTAACTCCTCAAACATGCTATGCAGGCGCTGTTTCTATGTACCAGTGCACACAAGAAACACAGCCCAGCTGTGTGGATCAAATGCAATATGAGCCTACAATGGCAAGTCAACAAACATTGTTGAACAAG TTCCAAAACGGTTTCAGTGGAGGAAATGTACATGAAGCATATCCCTCTCAGTTAGATGTGATCAGTAGCGCACAGACTGCCACACATCTTCAGCCTCTTCATCATCCGGCAGATCCCAGATCCTTCTCAGATTTGGCATCTAGTGGATTTATGTGA
- the AHR gene encoding aryl hydrocarbon receptor isoform X2: MAVALKSYNSARPERNGIQENCRTAKHGEGMQILEGELLLQALNGFVLVVTADALVFYVSSTIQDYLGFQQSDIIHQSVFELIHTEDRPEFQRQLHWALNPAQSADSGPSVQGDNGFSQPATYYNPDQLPPENSSFMERNFICRLRCLLDNSSGFLAMNFQGRLKFLHGQNKKGKDGATLSPQLALFAVATPLQPPSILEIRTKNFIFRTKHKLDFTPTGCDAKGKIILGYTEAELCMRGTGYQFIHAADMLYCAENHVRMMKTGESGMTVFRLLTKENRWAWIQANARLVYKNGRPDYIISTQRPLTDEEGAEHLRKRNMKLPFMFATGEAVLYEVSFPVSSIMDSSQPKNKSTMGKGAKATLHNDSVDPNSLLGAMLRQDESVYLCPPASHKLSFERNFFADSRDELGSGVSRGWTDNLLPTGNHNILKQELMECSQDSDVPLPEDSAALFQDNKTSDLYSIMKNLGIDFEDLKCIQQDEDFFKTELSGMDDTGDIDITDEILTYVQDSLNKSDFLYSGCNQQQPLVQNEGCLIQQELDSHQLHQHQKQLVEQQHQQQQQLCQKMKHMQVNGMFRNWSSGASMPLSGSQQQPQQYLFPSTHATTSEFSYKPEVNASPYACRQEFIPYKQPTEVVPQLSNFAQMDFPVAGFDRSTYSASSNLEDFLSCLQKVPENHECGINSEPVMLTPQTCYAGAVSMYQCTQETQPSCVDQMQYEPTMASQQTLLNKFQNGFSGGNVHEAYPSQLDVISSAQTATHLQPLHHPADPRSFSDLASSGFM; the protein is encoded by the exons ATGGCAG ttgcATTGAAATCTTATAACTCTGCAAGACCAGAAAGAAATGGCATTCAGGAAAACTGTAGAACAGCAAAACATGGAGAAGGGATGCAGATCTTGGAAGGAGAACTCTTACTGCAG GCCTTAAATGGTTTCGTATTAGTTGTTACAGCCGATGCTCTGGTTTTCTACGTCTCTTCTACTATCCAAGACTACTTGGGGTTCCAACAA TCTGATATTATACACCAGAGTGtatttgaattgattcacacagAAGACAGACCTGAGTTTCAACGACAGCTACATTGGGCATTGAATCCTGCCCAGTCTGCAGATTCTGGACCAAGCGTACAAG GAGATAATGGTTTTTCACAGCCAGCAACCTATTATAACCCAGACCAACTTCCTCCAGAGAATTCTTCCTTTATGGAAAGGAATTTCATCTGCAGGTTACGATGCCTCCTGGATAATTCATCTGGGTTCCTG GCTATGAATTTTCAAGGACGATTAAAGTTTCTTCATGGACAGAACAAGAAAGGGAAGGATGGTGCTACTTTGTCTCCACAGCTCGCTCTGTTTGCGGTAGCAACTCCCCTGCAGCCACCATCTATCCTTGAGATACGAACCAAAAACTTCATCTTCAGAACTAAACACAAACTGGATTTCACGCCTACTGGCTGTGATGCAAA AGGAAAGATCATCCTGGGATACACTGAAGCAGAGCTGTGTATGAGAGGAACAGGATACCAGTTTATTCATGCAGCTGATATGCTTTATTGTGCTGAAAATCATGTCCGAA TGATGAAGACAGGTGAGAGTGGAATGACTGTGTTTAGGCTTCTAACCAAAGAAAATCGATGGGCCTGGATACAGGCCAACGCACGTCTTGTCTACAAAAATGGAAGACCAGATTACATCATTTCCACACAAAGACCTCTTAC GGATGAAGAAGGGGCAGAACATCTGCGGAAACGTAACATGAAGTTGCCCTTCATGTTTGCAACTGGTGAGGCTGTGTTGTATGAGGTATCTTTCCCTGTGTCGAGCATTATGGATTCCTCTCAGCCGAAGAACAAAAGCACGATGGGAAAAGGAGCCAAAGCTACGCTACACAATGATTCCGTGGATCCAAACTCCCTCCTAGGTGCCATGTTAAGGCAAGATGAGTCTGTGTATCTCTGCCCTCCAGCATCACATAAACTTTCCTTTGAGCGGAACTTTTTTGCTGACAGCAGGGATGAACTAGGCAGTGGTGTTAGCAGAGGCTGGACAGATAATCTCCTACCTACTGGAAATCACAACATTCTCAAACAGGAGCTAATGGAGTGTTCCCAGGACAGTGATGTTCCACTTCCTGAAGACAGTGCAGCACTCTTTCAAGATAACAAAACCAGTGACTTGTACAGCATCATGAAAAACCTTGGTATTGACTTTGAAGATCTAAAGTGTATTCAGCAGgatgaggatttttttaaaactgaattatcTGGTATGGATGATACTGGGGACATTGACATAACTGATGAAATTCTGACTTATGTTCAGGATTCCTTAAATAAGTCGGACTTCCTATATTCAGGCTGtaaccagcagcagcccctggtcCAGAATGAAGGTTGCTTGATACAGCAAGAGTTAGATTCACATCAACTTCATCAGCACCAGAAACAGCTTGTGGAGCAacaacaccagcagcagcaacaactcTGTCAAAAGATGAAACATATGCAAGTTAATGGGATGTTCAGAAACTGGAGCTCTGGTGCCAGCATGCCTCTTAGTGGctcgcagcagcagccccagcaataCCTATTCCCCAGCACACATGCCACTACATCCGAGTTCTCTTACAAACCCGAAGTCAACGCTTCGCCTTACGCATGTAGGCAAGAGTTTATTCCTTACAAGCAACCCACAGAGGTGGTGCCACAGCTTTCTAATTTTGCTCAAATGGATTTCCCTGTAGCAGGTTTTGACAGATCAACCTATTCTGCGTCTTCCAACTTGGAGGATTTTCTCAGTTGTTTGCAGAAAGTCCCTGAAAATCATGAGTGTGGGATAAACTCTGAGCCAGTTATGCTAACTCCTCAAACATGCTATGCAGGCGCTGTTTCTATGTACCAGTGCACACAAGAAACACAGCCCAGCTGTGTGGATCAAATGCAATATGAGCCTACAATGGCAAGTCAACAAACATTGTTGAACAAG TTCCAAAACGGTTTCAGTGGAGGAAATGTACATGAAGCATATCCCTCTCAGTTAGATGTGATCAGTAGCGCACAGACTGCCACACATCTTCAGCCTCTTCATCATCCGGCAGATCCCAGATCCTTCTCAGATTTGGCATCTAGTGGATTTATGTGA
- the AHR gene encoding aryl hydrocarbon receptor isoform X3, with translation MQILEGELLLQALNGFVLVVTADALVFYVSSTIQDYLGFQQSDIIHQSVFELIHTEDRPEFQRQLHWALNPAQSADSGPSVQGDNGFSQPATYYNPDQLPPENSSFMERNFICRLRCLLDNSSGFLAMNFQGRLKFLHGQNKKGKDGATLSPQLALFAVATPLQPPSILEIRTKNFIFRTKHKLDFTPTGCDAKGKIILGYTEAELCMRGTGYQFIHAADMLYCAENHVRMMKTGESGMTVFRLLTKENRWAWIQANARLVYKNGRPDYIISTQRPLTDEEGAEHLRKRNMKLPFMFATGEAVLYEVSFPVSSIMDSSQPKNKSTMGKGAKATLHNDSVDPNSLLGAMLRQDESVYLCPPASHKLSFERNFFADSRDELGSGVSRGWTDNLLPTGNHNILKQELMECSQDSDVPLPEDSAALFQDNKTSDLYSIMKNLGIDFEDLKCIQQDEDFFKTELSGMDDTGDIDITDEILTYVQDSLNKSDFLYSGCNQQQPLVQNEGCLIQQELDSHQLHQHQKQLVEQQHQQQQQLCQKMKHMQVNGMFRNWSSGASMPLSGSQQQPQQYLFPSTHATTSEFSYKPEVNASPYACRQEFIPYKQPTEVVPQLSNFAQMDFPVAGFDRSTYSASSNLEDFLSCLQKVPENHECGINSEPVMLTPQTCYAGAVSMYQCTQETQPSCVDQMQYEPTMASQQTLLNKFQNGFSGGNVHEAYPSQLDVISSAQTATHLQPLHHPADPRSFSDLASSGFM, from the exons ATGCAGATCTTGGAAGGAGAACTCTTACTGCAG GCCTTAAATGGTTTCGTATTAGTTGTTACAGCCGATGCTCTGGTTTTCTACGTCTCTTCTACTATCCAAGACTACTTGGGGTTCCAACAA TCTGATATTATACACCAGAGTGtatttgaattgattcacacagAAGACAGACCTGAGTTTCAACGACAGCTACATTGGGCATTGAATCCTGCCCAGTCTGCAGATTCTGGACCAAGCGTACAAG GAGATAATGGTTTTTCACAGCCAGCAACCTATTATAACCCAGACCAACTTCCTCCAGAGAATTCTTCCTTTATGGAAAGGAATTTCATCTGCAGGTTACGATGCCTCCTGGATAATTCATCTGGGTTCCTG GCTATGAATTTTCAAGGACGATTAAAGTTTCTTCATGGACAGAACAAGAAAGGGAAGGATGGTGCTACTTTGTCTCCACAGCTCGCTCTGTTTGCGGTAGCAACTCCCCTGCAGCCACCATCTATCCTTGAGATACGAACCAAAAACTTCATCTTCAGAACTAAACACAAACTGGATTTCACGCCTACTGGCTGTGATGCAAA AGGAAAGATCATCCTGGGATACACTGAAGCAGAGCTGTGTATGAGAGGAACAGGATACCAGTTTATTCATGCAGCTGATATGCTTTATTGTGCTGAAAATCATGTCCGAA TGATGAAGACAGGTGAGAGTGGAATGACTGTGTTTAGGCTTCTAACCAAAGAAAATCGATGGGCCTGGATACAGGCCAACGCACGTCTTGTCTACAAAAATGGAAGACCAGATTACATCATTTCCACACAAAGACCTCTTAC GGATGAAGAAGGGGCAGAACATCTGCGGAAACGTAACATGAAGTTGCCCTTCATGTTTGCAACTGGTGAGGCTGTGTTGTATGAGGTATCTTTCCCTGTGTCGAGCATTATGGATTCCTCTCAGCCGAAGAACAAAAGCACGATGGGAAAAGGAGCCAAAGCTACGCTACACAATGATTCCGTGGATCCAAACTCCCTCCTAGGTGCCATGTTAAGGCAAGATGAGTCTGTGTATCTCTGCCCTCCAGCATCACATAAACTTTCCTTTGAGCGGAACTTTTTTGCTGACAGCAGGGATGAACTAGGCAGTGGTGTTAGCAGAGGCTGGACAGATAATCTCCTACCTACTGGAAATCACAACATTCTCAAACAGGAGCTAATGGAGTGTTCCCAGGACAGTGATGTTCCACTTCCTGAAGACAGTGCAGCACTCTTTCAAGATAACAAAACCAGTGACTTGTACAGCATCATGAAAAACCTTGGTATTGACTTTGAAGATCTAAAGTGTATTCAGCAGgatgaggatttttttaaaactgaattatcTGGTATGGATGATACTGGGGACATTGACATAACTGATGAAATTCTGACTTATGTTCAGGATTCCTTAAATAAGTCGGACTTCCTATATTCAGGCTGtaaccagcagcagcccctggtcCAGAATGAAGGTTGCTTGATACAGCAAGAGTTAGATTCACATCAACTTCATCAGCACCAGAAACAGCTTGTGGAGCAacaacaccagcagcagcaacaactcTGTCAAAAGATGAAACATATGCAAGTTAATGGGATGTTCAGAAACTGGAGCTCTGGTGCCAGCATGCCTCTTAGTGGctcgcagcagcagccccagcaataCCTATTCCCCAGCACACATGCCACTACATCCGAGTTCTCTTACAAACCCGAAGTCAACGCTTCGCCTTACGCATGTAGGCAAGAGTTTATTCCTTACAAGCAACCCACAGAGGTGGTGCCACAGCTTTCTAATTTTGCTCAAATGGATTTCCCTGTAGCAGGTTTTGACAGATCAACCTATTCTGCGTCTTCCAACTTGGAGGATTTTCTCAGTTGTTTGCAGAAAGTCCCTGAAAATCATGAGTGTGGGATAAACTCTGAGCCAGTTATGCTAACTCCTCAAACATGCTATGCAGGCGCTGTTTCTATGTACCAGTGCACACAAGAAACACAGCCCAGCTGTGTGGATCAAATGCAATATGAGCCTACAATGGCAAGTCAACAAACATTGTTGAACAAG TTCCAAAACGGTTTCAGTGGAGGAAATGTACATGAAGCATATCCCTCTCAGTTAGATGTGATCAGTAGCGCACAGACTGCCACACATCTTCAGCCTCTTCATCATCCGGCAGATCCCAGATCCTTCTCAGATTTGGCATCTAGTGGATTTATGTGA